Proteins encoded within one genomic window of Dermatophilus congolensis:
- the pheT gene encoding phenylalanine--tRNA ligase subunit beta, whose product MRVPISWLRDIVGKNSLPDEMTAEQVAAALVRVGLEEEAILGGEVSGPLVVGRVLTRVEEPQKNGKVINWCTVDVGENGQRLSEQKYQEIVCGAHNFDVGDLVVVVLPGAVLPGGFEISARKTYGHMSNGMICAEDELGLGEDHEGIIVLTEYFKNNPDKLARCVPGADAIELLGLDEKVVEINVTPDRGYAFSMRGVARDFALSVGAPVVDPAVDAASRAPEGNESGYEVRLEDESPIRGNEGCDRYVARVVRGVNPDTPTPEWMVQRLVQSGMRPISFVVDVTNYVMLLLGNPLHAFDLSHLEGPIVVRRARPDEKLTTLDGVERELHCEDLVITDSGEKPLVLAGVMGGMGVEVTDKTTDVLIEAACFDPVSVARSSRRHRLSSESSKRFERGVDPALAPAAAEMVADLLVRYAGGTADEGVTDVGERAALARITTPFTMSMHEPERLVGLKWTPAQIGEELSRLGVSATGNGDGTLSIVAPSWRPDLRTGADVVEELTRLRGYEQIGSVLPAAPGGRGLTVAQRVVRRVSDTLANAGFVEVLTYPFVASERFDELQYGEDDERRVARRLVNPLRAEQPLLRTTVLSTLVDAAARNVARGIRDVAVFEVGRVVHGVEEPVAAPVPAVGAKPEAEVLAQVAQALPEQPHHVAFVAAGAAVPASPGVEARAFDAADVIGAVLEVGRALGLNLVVEAAECAPWHPGRCAKVSTDSGECVGYAGELAPRVCKAVDLPARTCAAELNVDVLIDAFAACRAQAAKLSTLPVANTDVALVVDEVVSAAEVELALREGAGPLLEELTLFDVFRGEQVGEGKKSLAYRLTFRPREKTLKTTQVSALRDDAVAAAKKATGAELRG is encoded by the coding sequence ATGCGGGTACCGATTTCGTGGTTGAGGGACATCGTGGGCAAGAACTCCTTGCCTGATGAGATGACTGCTGAGCAAGTGGCAGCAGCATTGGTGCGCGTAGGCCTTGAAGAAGAGGCAATTCTTGGCGGTGAAGTCTCTGGGCCGTTGGTGGTTGGCCGCGTGCTGACGCGTGTTGAAGAGCCTCAGAAAAACGGCAAAGTCATCAACTGGTGCACGGTAGATGTTGGTGAGAACGGGCAGCGTCTTTCTGAACAAAAATATCAGGAGATTGTGTGCGGGGCACACAACTTTGATGTTGGTGATCTTGTTGTTGTTGTACTTCCTGGTGCCGTGCTTCCTGGTGGGTTCGAGATCAGTGCCCGTAAGACGTATGGGCATATGAGTAACGGCATGATTTGTGCAGAAGATGAGCTCGGTCTAGGTGAAGATCACGAGGGAATCATCGTTCTGACGGAGTACTTCAAGAACAATCCGGACAAGCTTGCTCGTTGCGTGCCTGGTGCAGATGCTATTGAGTTGCTCGGTCTGGACGAGAAAGTTGTTGAAATCAACGTCACGCCTGATCGTGGTTACGCTTTCTCGATGCGCGGGGTGGCTCGTGATTTTGCTTTGTCGGTAGGTGCTCCGGTGGTGGACCCTGCGGTGGATGCGGCTTCGCGGGCACCGGAGGGCAATGAATCTGGTTATGAGGTTCGCCTGGAAGACGAAAGCCCTATTCGTGGTAATGAGGGGTGTGATCGTTACGTTGCGCGTGTTGTGCGTGGTGTGAATCCTGATACGCCTACGCCTGAATGGATGGTTCAGCGGCTGGTGCAGTCGGGGATGCGTCCGATTTCATTTGTGGTTGATGTGACGAATTACGTCATGTTGCTGCTTGGCAATCCGTTGCATGCGTTTGATCTTTCTCACCTTGAAGGACCGATTGTGGTTCGTCGGGCTAGGCCTGATGAGAAGTTGACGACGCTAGATGGGGTGGAGCGGGAGCTTCATTGCGAGGATCTCGTTATTACTGACTCAGGGGAGAAACCGCTGGTGTTGGCGGGTGTTATGGGAGGAATGGGGGTTGAGGTCACCGATAAGACGACAGATGTTTTGATTGAAGCTGCTTGTTTTGATCCGGTGAGTGTTGCTCGTTCTTCGCGGCGTCATCGGTTGAGTAGCGAGTCGTCGAAGCGTTTTGAGCGAGGTGTCGATCCTGCTCTTGCTCCGGCTGCTGCGGAGATGGTGGCAGATTTGTTGGTTCGTTATGCCGGTGGTACTGCGGATGAAGGTGTTACGGATGTGGGGGAGCGTGCTGCGCTGGCGCGTATTACCACACCGTTCACCATGTCTATGCATGAGCCGGAGCGGCTAGTGGGTCTGAAGTGGACGCCGGCGCAGATTGGTGAGGAATTATCGCGGCTGGGAGTGTCAGCCACGGGCAATGGTGATGGAACGTTGAGCATTGTGGCGCCCTCGTGGCGTCCAGATTTGCGGACAGGAGCCGATGTTGTTGAAGAGTTGACTCGTTTACGGGGGTATGAGCAGATTGGGTCTGTTCTGCCTGCGGCTCCTGGCGGTCGAGGTCTAACGGTTGCTCAGCGTGTTGTGCGTCGTGTATCGGACACTTTGGCGAATGCAGGATTCGTTGAGGTGCTGACGTATCCCTTTGTGGCTTCTGAGCGTTTCGATGAGTTGCAGTATGGCGAGGATGATGAGCGTCGTGTTGCGCGTCGTCTGGTGAATCCGCTTCGCGCTGAGCAGCCGTTGTTGCGTACGACGGTTTTGTCGACGTTGGTTGATGCTGCGGCGCGTAACGTGGCTCGAGGGATTCGGGATGTTGCTGTTTTCGAGGTGGGCCGTGTTGTGCACGGTGTTGAGGAGCCGGTAGCAGCGCCAGTTCCTGCTGTGGGTGCCAAGCCTGAAGCGGAGGTTTTGGCGCAGGTTGCTCAGGCGCTGCCTGAGCAACCGCATCATGTGGCGTTCGTGGCTGCTGGAGCTGCGGTTCCTGCTTCGCCTGGTGTTGAGGCGCGTGCGTTTGATGCAGCTGATGTCATTGGTGCTGTGCTTGAAGTCGGTCGCGCATTGGGGCTGAACTTGGTGGTTGAAGCTGCTGAGTGCGCGCCGTGGCATCCGGGACGTTGCGCCAAGGTTTCTACAGATTCTGGTGAGTGTGTCGGTTATGCGGGTGAGTTGGCTCCGCGTGTTTGCAAGGCAGTTGATTTGCCTGCACGCACGTGCGCAGCAGAGCTTAACGTTGATGTTTTGATCGATGCGTTCGCTGCTTGTCGCGCTCAGGCTGCGAAGTTGTCAACGTTGCCTGTAGCGAATACGGATGTCGCCTTGGTCGTGGATGAGGTGGTTTCGGCAGCAGAGGTGGAGTTGGCCTTGCGTGAGGGGGCTGGGCCATTGTTGGAAGAGTTGACTCTGTTTGATGTGTTCCGCGGGGAGCAGGTCGGTGAGGGTAAGAAGTCGTTGGCGTATCGGTTGACGTTCCGCCCTCGGGAGAAAACGCTTAAGACGACGCAGGTTAGTGCACTGCGTGATGATGCGGTTGCAGCAGCTAAGAAGGCTACTGGAGCGGAGTTGCGTGGTTGA
- a CDS encoding SDR family oxidoreductase: MTGASRGIGAHLSAAFAAAGYVVEKSSRSGEGENVRVLDVSDPAAVKAYVDEVVERCGRLDVLVNNAGVIDNEVVLWEADPDQWWRTVEVDVRGPFLLARFAVPYMLMAGGGRVININSGAGTRASDISTAYYVAKTALSRITGGLHVAGFVRGLRAFDLAPGVVQTDMTAGMGVHAGRVEWTDPAAVTDLALGLASGCLDAWSGRMVRAGVDTVESLKAVADRGLTPGSRTVGLLSFGEGDPLGQ, from the coding sequence GTGACAGGTGCGTCTCGAGGTATCGGGGCGCACCTGTCTGCAGCATTTGCTGCGGCTGGTTATGTGGTGGAAAAGTCTTCTCGTAGTGGTGAGGGAGAGAACGTCCGGGTTCTGGATGTGTCGGATCCGGCTGCGGTGAAGGCGTATGTGGATGAGGTTGTTGAACGCTGTGGTCGCCTTGATGTTCTTGTCAATAACGCTGGTGTTATTGACAACGAAGTGGTGTTGTGGGAGGCAGATCCGGATCAATGGTGGCGCACAGTTGAGGTGGATGTGCGTGGACCGTTTTTATTAGCGCGTTTTGCTGTTCCGTATATGTTGATGGCCGGTGGTGGCCGTGTCATTAATATTAATTCTGGCGCTGGTACTCGCGCGAGCGATATATCGACTGCTTATTATGTGGCGAAAACGGCTTTGAGCCGGATAACTGGTGGATTGCATGTTGCCGGGTTTGTTCGTGGTTTGCGTGCTTTTGATTTGGCACCTGGTGTTGTGCAGACCGATATGACTGCGGGTATGGGAGTGCATGCGGGGCGTGTTGAGTGGACTGATCCGGCTGCGGTTACTGATTTGGCACTGGGGTTGGCTTCGGGGTGTCTAGATGCATGGTCCGGGCGTATGGTTCGGGCGGGGGTTGACACAGTCGAGTCTTTGAAGGCTGTGGCCGATCGTGGTTTGACTCCTGGTTCACGAACTGTGGGGTTGCTCAGTTTTGGTGAAGGCGATCCTTTAGGGCAGTGA
- a CDS encoding arginine repressor, whose translation MGAVQSRSARLARIAEILESCDVGSQAELSDALNADGYSVTQATLSRDLLELGAVKVRRGTQLVYSIPGDDAGSGGVPREEVNARLRRLCAELMISADASGPMVVLRTPPGAANYLAAAIDKALVSGEGSAIGTVAGDDTVLIVAADASGGDALLKRLSSMASGEGRSVTGG comes from the coding sequence ATGGGGGCAGTTCAGTCGCGTAGCGCCCGGTTGGCTCGTATCGCGGAAATTTTAGAGAGCTGTGATGTTGGTTCACAGGCGGAGCTGTCGGATGCGTTGAATGCGGATGGGTATTCGGTTACGCAAGCGACTTTGTCGCGTGATCTGCTCGAGTTGGGGGCAGTGAAGGTTCGGCGTGGCACTCAATTGGTCTATTCGATCCCTGGTGATGATGCCGGTTCTGGTGGGGTTCCTCGTGAGGAAGTAAATGCTCGGCTGCGTCGTTTATGTGCGGAATTGATGATTTCTGCGGATGCGTCTGGGCCAATGGTTGTTTTACGTACTCCTCCGGGAGCTGCGAATTACCTCGCAGCGGCGATAGATAAAGCTTTGGTTTCTGGTGAAGGTTCCGCAATCGGCACTGTGGCGGGGGATGACACGGTGTTGATTGTGGCGGCTGATGCTTCTGGTGGTGATGCGTTATTGAAGCGTTTGTCATCGATGGCGTCGGGAGAGGGAAGATCGGTTACGGGCGGGTAG
- the argH gene encoding argininosuccinate lyase: MSDANAVEGLALWGGRFSGGPADALAALSKSTHFDWRLARYDLAGSQAHARALHRAGLLSDEEVEAMLEGLGQLADDVESGEFVALEGDEDVHTALERGLIERVGAELGGRLRAGRSRNDQVATLFRMYLRDSSRVVAGLVLDVVDALLDQAEANFDVIMPGRTHLQHAQPVLLAHHLAAHAWALLRDVERWRDWDERTAVSPYGSGALAGSTLGLDPDQVAYDLGFSGAVENSIDGTASRDFVAEFSFVSAQTGVDISRIAEEIILWATKEFGFIVLDDSFSTGSSIMPQKKNPDVAELARGKAGRLIGDLTGLLSTLKGLPLAYNRDLQEDKEPVFDAVDTLEMLLPAFSGMVSTLTFCGDRMGDLAPQGFSLATDIAEWLVRQGVPFRVAHEVAGACVQECEKRGIELDELSDEDFASISEHLHGGVRDVLTVTGSVESRDGKGGTAPVRVREQLLKARQVSAWQWGWVGKVPAWRG; encoded by the coding sequence GTGAGTGATGCGAATGCAGTTGAAGGTTTGGCCTTGTGGGGTGGGAGGTTTTCAGGTGGGCCTGCAGATGCCTTGGCAGCTTTGTCGAAATCCACGCATTTTGATTGGCGGTTGGCTCGGTATGACTTGGCTGGCTCGCAGGCGCATGCGCGGGCATTGCATCGGGCAGGTTTGCTGTCTGATGAAGAGGTCGAGGCGATGCTTGAGGGGCTTGGGCAACTTGCTGACGATGTTGAGTCAGGAGAGTTTGTTGCTTTAGAAGGTGATGAAGATGTACATACGGCATTAGAGCGTGGCTTGATTGAGCGGGTTGGGGCTGAGTTGGGTGGCCGTTTGCGGGCGGGGCGGTCGCGAAATGATCAGGTGGCAACGCTGTTTCGTATGTATTTGCGGGATAGTTCTCGGGTGGTTGCTGGGCTGGTTTTGGATGTGGTCGATGCGTTGCTAGATCAGGCGGAGGCGAATTTTGATGTGATCATGCCTGGTCGTACGCATTTGCAGCATGCGCAGCCTGTTTTGTTGGCGCACCATCTTGCTGCGCATGCGTGGGCGCTTTTGCGTGATGTGGAGAGGTGGAGGGATTGGGATGAGAGGACTGCCGTTTCGCCGTATGGTTCAGGGGCGCTGGCTGGAAGTACTTTAGGTTTGGATCCAGATCAAGTTGCTTATGATTTGGGTTTTTCTGGTGCTGTCGAGAACTCGATTGATGGAACAGCTTCTCGTGATTTTGTGGCAGAGTTCTCTTTTGTTTCTGCCCAGACAGGTGTCGATATTTCACGTATTGCTGAAGAAATTATTCTTTGGGCTACGAAAGAGTTCGGTTTCATTGTGCTGGATGACTCTTTCTCGACAGGGTCCAGCATCATGCCTCAAAAAAAGAATCCAGATGTTGCTGAACTTGCCAGAGGTAAAGCGGGGAGGCTGATTGGTGATTTAACAGGTTTGTTGAGCACTTTGAAGGGGCTCCCGTTGGCATATAACCGGGACTTGCAAGAAGATAAAGAGCCAGTTTTTGATGCAGTAGATACCTTAGAGATGTTGTTGCCAGCATTTTCGGGGATGGTTTCGACGTTGACTTTCTGTGGTGACCGTATGGGTGATTTGGCTCCGCAGGGGTTCTCGCTGGCGACGGATATTGCGGAGTGGTTGGTGCGGCAAGGTGTTCCGTTCCGTGTGGCTCATGAGGTCGCTGGGGCCTGCGTGCAGGAGTGTGAGAAGCGGGGCATTGAGCTGGATGAGCTTTCGGATGAGGACTTTGCGAGCATCTCGGAGCATTTGCATGGGGGAGTGCGGGATGTCCTGACCGTCACTGGTTCTGTGGAGTCACGGGATGGTAAGGGTGGCACGGCTCCTGTGAGGGTGAGGGAACAGTTGCTGAAAGCTCGGCAGGTAAGTGCCTGGCAGTGGGGATGGGTGGGCAAAGTTCCTGCCTGGCGTGGTTGA
- the tyrS gene encoding tyrosine--tRNA ligase, producing MTHVLDELEWRGLIHATTDVEKLREELSTPTTVYCGFDPTAPSLHFGNLVQLVVLRIFQRHGHHVIALVGGSTGLIGDPRPTSERILKTKEQTAEWVERLKAQMRPFLDFEGDNPARMVNNLDWTEGLSALDFLRDFGKHFRVNHMVKKDAVAARLNSQEGISYTEFSYQILQAMDFRFLYKEYRCTVQTGGSDQWGNLTAGADLVSRMDGGQVHAVVTPILTDSSGEKFGKSAGNAVWLDPAMTSPYAFYQYWLNVEDASVIKLLKVFGSRDAAQVEALERAVAEEPFRRAAQKALAHDVTLLVHGEKAVSDVEAASAALFGGASLADLDAQTLVDATSELPSATVVAGAEVVDLLVATKLSESRKSARRTIGEGGVSINNVKVLDPAAVLREEDFLGGKVAVLKRGRKNMAAVYRES from the coding sequence GTGACGCATGTGCTCGATGAGCTGGAATGGCGTGGCTTGATTCACGCGACTACCGATGTAGAGAAGCTTCGGGAGGAGCTTTCGACGCCTACGACGGTCTATTGCGGTTTTGATCCGACGGCGCCGTCTTTGCATTTTGGTAATCTCGTTCAGTTGGTGGTGTTGCGGATTTTTCAGCGGCACGGTCACCATGTGATTGCTTTGGTGGGTGGCTCGACTGGTTTGATTGGAGACCCGCGTCCGACGAGCGAGCGGATTTTGAAAACGAAAGAGCAGACCGCTGAATGGGTGGAGCGCTTAAAAGCTCAGATGCGTCCTTTCTTGGACTTTGAGGGTGACAATCCAGCCCGAATGGTTAATAACCTAGATTGGACTGAGGGATTATCTGCTCTCGATTTTTTGCGTGATTTTGGCAAGCACTTTCGCGTGAATCACATGGTGAAGAAAGATGCAGTTGCTGCGCGCCTGAACTCTCAGGAGGGTATTTCCTACACTGAGTTCAGTTACCAGATCCTTCAGGCGATGGACTTCCGGTTCCTCTATAAAGAGTACAGGTGCACGGTCCAGACGGGCGGAAGTGATCAGTGGGGAAATCTCACAGCTGGAGCGGACTTGGTGAGCCGCATGGATGGCGGTCAGGTGCACGCTGTAGTGACCCCGATCCTGACGGATAGTTCAGGTGAGAAGTTCGGTAAATCTGCAGGTAATGCTGTCTGGCTGGATCCTGCTATGACGAGTCCTTATGCGTTCTACCAGTACTGGCTGAACGTTGAGGATGCATCGGTGATCAAGCTGTTGAAGGTTTTCGGTAGCCGTGATGCTGCTCAGGTTGAGGCTCTGGAGCGCGCGGTTGCTGAGGAGCCTTTCCGTAGGGCTGCGCAGAAAGCCTTGGCGCACGATGTCACTCTTTTGGTTCACGGGGAAAAAGCGGTGAGCGACGTGGAGGCTGCGTCAGCTGCGCTTTTTGGTGGAGCTTCCTTGGCTGACCTGGATGCACAGACTCTTGTGGATGCTACGTCTGAGTTGCCCAGTGCGACTGTGGTCGCCGGCGCAGAGGTAGTTGATCTTCTTGTGGCGACGAAGCTTTCTGAATCGCGTAAGTCAGCACGTCGCACTATCGGAGAGGGGGGCGTGTCGATCAATAACGTCAAGGTGCTAGATCCTGCCGCTGTGTTGCGAGAAGAGGACTTCCTAGGTGGCAAGGTTGCGGTGCTTAAACGGGGTCGGAAAAACATGGCCGCGGTGTATCGCGAGAGTTAG